Genomic window (Bradyrhizobium sp. 186):
GTTGCGCTCGGGGTTGATGAGCCAGTGGTGAATCGAGGTCAGCACGAAGGCGAGGCCGAGGAAGCCGATGCCGCCGCCGGAGAGCAGCAGCGCCCACATCCGGCGCAACTGGCTCAGCCGTTCGCGCGCCACCTTGGTTCGGGGCGCGTGATGGCGCGCGACGCGCCGGACCAGGCGCATGGCGAAGGCGATCGAGCTGAAGCCGATCAGCAGGCTCGCGGCGCCCAGCCACATCCGGAGCGTCGGATCCAGATCCGGCATCTGCTGAAGCGTGAGCAGCGGGAAGTCGAAGGCCGAATGCAGGGCGAGCGGGCCCGCCAGCATCAGGAGGCGGCTGGAGAGACGGGCCCAGTCGCGATGATGGCGGTTCGCGCCCAGCGCCGTGCCGGCGCGCGCGATCGTGAGATAGGCGCCCGCAATGATGCCGAGCGCGCCGTGGAACGGCACCGTCAGCACGCTGCGCAAGGCCGCCAGCGAGCGCCACATCTCGGCATGCTGCACGAGATAGGCGAGGTTCTCGTAGGCCGCGAAGCCGAGGCCGACGGCGGCGCCGTAGACCACGGTGTCCATTGGATTGGCGAAAGTGCGCCGCTTGGTCGAGGAGACCAGCACGATGGCGATCACCTTCACGGCTTCCTCGGGCAGGGCGACGCCGAACACCGAATGCATGGCCAGCGCCGCCCAGGGATTGTCGGGGGCTGCGACCATCTTGGCAAAAGGGGCGCGTGCGAGGCCCAGCAGCGAAATGCTGGCCGCGCCGAGCAGGAACGCGGTCCAGACCTGGGCTGGCGGTCCCGGGCGTTCTTCTGCGGCAATGACAAGCCACAGCATCAGAAGCGCCGGCGCGATGGCGGCGGTTCCGATGACGGTGGGCAGTGCTTCAATCAGGTACATCGGCGTCGAAAATAGGTCTCCTTGACCGGCTTATCTACTTCCACCGATGCGACCATGTGTCATGCACTTGCTGTCCCGTCGCTTAACAAGCGCGACAGCTTCCGCTCATCCGCGCCGTCACCGAGAAGAATAGAAGCGCAATCAATTGCATGACTGGACCTGTTCGTCGTCAATGGCAACGATCGCGCCGCCGGTGCGGATCGCGATTGGTTAGTTGGATCAAGGAAATGCAAAGATTTCTTCGATTCACGATGCACATAGCCGGACGGCGAGTCCAGAGGCGGCTTACGCGAAATGACTGTTGTGGCAGCTTCAGTGGGTTCTGAAGGGCGGCCGCGCGTCGGGCGCAACGTCGAAAGCGCCGAGATGGAATTCCTCGCCGGTCGCGTCATCCGGCGACGGCTGCTGCGCGAGCAGCGTGAACGCCGCCTGCGGATATTGCTTCCAGATATCGAGATCGCCGGCGGTGATGGTGAGCCAGCCGAACGTGTATATGTAGCGTCCGGGCTCGGTGACCCGGCCGACCCTGTCCCAGGTGATCTTGTCGACTGCCATTCGGTCCCCCGATCGCAAGTCTGCAAATAAAGGCCGGCACGCGGCGCGGACCTTCAAAAGCTGATCCCGCAATGGGGCCGCGATAGGGCGGCGGTGCGGAGGCAAAACGGCCGGGGGACGGCCGCTGCCTGCCGGTCAGCGCGCGGTCGAGGCGGTCTGCGCCCGCGCTTCGGACGTCCGCTCCAGCTGACGGTGCGAGGCATGGAAGACGTCGTGGACGAGGCCGACCTTCTCGAGGCCCAGGATGATCAGGCCGTTGAGATCGATCTCCCACCAGGCATGCGAGATATAGGCGTCCCGCGGGAAGCGGTGATGGTTGTTGTGCAGACCCTCGCCGAAGGTGAGGATCGTGGTCACGAACTCGTTGGTCGAGGCGTCGTCGACCTCGAAGCGGCGATAACCGTAGGCGTGGCATACCGAGCCGGTGAGCTGGCTGACGAGGATCAGCAGATAGGCGCGGAACAGGCCGGAGAACAATACGCAGCCGATCATCGTATGAAGGCCGCCGAAAGCGTAACCGAATACGCCCGGGATGAAGACGGCCGACATCACGTACCAGACCCAGCGCGTCCGGACGAAGAACATCGCGATCGGATCGGCAAGAATGTCCTTGGCGTAGTATTCGTTGTCAGTGGTCGCCTGGTCGAACACCCAGCTGCCCTGGGCGTGCAAGAAGCCCTTGAGCGCGCTAACATAGCGGTTGCCGAAGCCGTCATATTGCGGGCTGTGAGGATCGCCGGCATCGTCGGCGTAGAGATGGTGGCGGCGGTGGTTGGCGACCCATTTGGCGATCGAGCCTTGCACCGCCATCTGGGCGATGACGCAGAAGAACGTTCGCATGACCGGGCCGCAGCGGAAGCTGCGATGAACGAACAGGCGATGCATGCCGGCGCCGATGCCGAACGTGGTCAGCGCGAACATGCCAACGAAGACCGCGATCTCTACCTTGCCGAGGCCTTGCGTGACGGCCCAGGTGATGCCAGCGACTGCGCCGACATAGAGGATGCCGAGGAGGAGGTAGCTCTCGCGCAGCTTGGCCTCGACGAGCGGTCCTTCGGTGACGACCCCGGGTGGCAGTTGCGGCTTGGCCGCGGCGAGCCCGTTCTCGGCGATCTCTGCCTGGACGAACTCTGCGTCAGCGATGGACATTCCAGTACTTCCAATACTCAAGGCCCGCAGTGATTGCGGACGTACTGGCTCACACCCTATCGCGTGGGGATGGCGACCTCCAGCATTTAGTTAAAAAAGAGTTAAAGTTTGCCCGGAGGGTCCTCAGGCCGGCTGCGGCACGGCCGAGCGGACGATCAGGCGGGCGAGGTCGTCCCGCTGCTGTTTTTCGGCGAATTTCACCGCAAACCCGTCGGCGAATTTCCGGATGACGCGTCCCACGCAGGCACCGACCGCGAGCGGCGTTCCGATCTGGGGGTCGAATTCGCAGGACACCGCGGCGCCTGCGGTGGAGACGTCGATAATGAAGCAGGGATGGGTACCGCCGTCGGCGAACGTCAGGGACGTATGCGAGACCTGCGGCACGAACCGCGCGTCACGCCGCAGCTCCTCGACGCTGGCGTCCTTCTGCTTCTTTTCGAGCCAGGTCAGCTTTTCCGACATCCAGGCGCGCCGCGCCCGTGTCATGTCGAGTTCCATCAGGAAGCCCGTCTTCAGCGTCGCACTGATGGTGCACTCGAACTCGCCGAAATCCTGGAAGTAGGACGTCACGCGCTCGCCGACCTTGCCGACGACCGGCACGTCCACGATCATGCGGAACGGCGAGACGCGCTTGGTGCGGCAGGCGAAGGTTCGCAGCTTGCCCTCGCAATCGTACCAGCGATGCAGCGAATAGCTGCCGCTCACGTTGACGTCCACTGCACGCTGCCTGAGGAATTCTGCGACGGACATGAACGCCAATCGTGTTGTGGATTGTTTTCCGTATTTCCACGGTAGCAATCAAATTCTAAGCAAATGATACCGGCACTCAGGAGAAGGGGTAAATTTCCGGTAAATGCGAGGGGCGGTAATAAACCGGTGGCATGTGCGTCAGCGCAGCGAAGGAGTGGCTTGAACGCCTCCGAGCCCATTCGTGATCATTGAAGTTGAATAGTCGGCAAGAGCCAGCAGGCCGAGACCGACCAGCATCTGGATCGCCGTCCAGCCCAGGCTGTTCGGCCCAATCCGCAGTCCGACCCATGGCAAGATGCGCCGCATGATGGCGGCCGAGACGGCTGCGGCGGCGGCAATCATGAGAGCGACGCCGGCAATAAACGACAGCGACGCGGTCGGCGGCATCCACAGCGACAGCCACGCCGGTGCGGCGTCTCTCCATAGGCCAGCAGAGCATCCCCCATCCGAAGAAGAAGGCGAAACATCTGATGACATCAGGGCCGATCGTGTCGGGCTCGAACCGGATGCCGAATTTCCGAAGCATCCATTCGACGAACTCACCGTCGGTGAAGAACAAGAAGGCGCCGAGACAAAGGGGAAAGCGCGACTGGAAGACGAGCCCGATAAGTCCGAACAGGACCATGTGACTGATGAAGCCGCTCAGATAGTCCCCGGCGCCTTTGCGGGAGGGCTCCAGTGCCGCCGGTGAGTCTGCGGCCTGGTGGTCGCGAAGAGCCCGGCTGCGCGCCATGTGCTCCAGCATCCTGGCGCCTCGCTCCGGCAGATGCCGTGTCGTGTGGCGCAGCCAGGGCGGCAGCGCAGGCGGGGGAGAGGGAACGCCGGATTGGTCTTCCGAGGCGGATCTGCGCAGCTCCATAGGTCCGGCCCGGTCCTTCACTCGGTTGACGCCGCGGCGACTGCCACGATCTTGGGCCGCGCGCTTGGTGGTTCCGATCGGAGGTTTGTCGGACGTAAGGGGCCGGGAGGTTCACGGCTTCGAGCGGACTTTTCGCCGCTCAGCGTCCTGCTCAATGCGTTGATGATCAGGCACGACATCAATGGACCGATTTGGTCGATGACGGTGGAGTGCTTTGCAACGCTGGTGATCATTCTGGCGTTT
Coding sequences:
- a CDS encoding acyl-CoA desaturase, coding for MSIADAEFVQAEIAENGLAAAKPQLPPGVVTEGPLVEAKLRESYLLLGILYVGAVAGITWAVTQGLGKVEIAVFVGMFALTTFGIGAGMHRLFVHRSFRCGPVMRTFFCVIAQMAVQGSIAKWVANHRRHHLYADDAGDPHSPQYDGFGNRYVSALKGFLHAQGSWVFDQATTDNEYYAKDILADPIAMFFVRTRWVWYVMSAVFIPGVFGYAFGGLHTMIGCVLFSGLFRAYLLILVSQLTGSVCHAYGYRRFEVDDASTNEFVTTILTFGEGLHNNHHRFPRDAYISHAWWEIDLNGLIILGLEKVGLVHDVFHASHRQLERTSEARAQTASTAR
- a CDS encoding PrsW family glutamic-type intramembrane protease produces the protein MYLIEALPTVIGTAAIAPALLMLWLVIAAEERPGPPAQVWTAFLLGAASISLLGLARAPFAKMVAAPDNPWAALAMHSVFGVALPEEAVKVIAIVLVSSTKRRTFANPMDTVVYGAAVGLGFAAYENLAYLVQHAEMWRSLAALRSVLTVPFHGALGIIAGAYLTIARAGTALGANRHHRDWARLSSRLLMLAGPLALHSAFDFPLLTLQQMPDLDPTLRMWLGAASLLIGFSSIAFAMRLVRRVARHHAPRTKVARERLSQLRRMWALLLSGGGIGFLGLAFVLTSIHHWLINPERNLTLALIPIGLTSILLGIALLVVTSAIYILGRNRIRTSAEGFSSVPGGG
- a CDS encoding PilZ domain-containing protein is translated as MSVAEFLRQRAVDVNVSGSYSLHRWYDCEGKLRTFACRTKRVSPFRMIVDVPVVGKVGERVTSYFQDFGEFECTISATLKTGFLMELDMTRARRAWMSEKLTWLEKKQKDASVEELRRDARFVPQVSHTSLTFADGGTHPCFIIDVSTAGAAVSCEFDPQIGTPLAVGACVGRVIRKFADGFAVKFAEKQQRDDLARLIVRSAVPQPA